The following nucleotide sequence is from Leptolyngbya sp. SIO1E4.
CGCTCAAGTCGGCGCTATCGAATCAGGTGATTCGCATCCTGAGAGGTAGAGCAGGCAAACGTGTGAATGCTTTTAAGCGGTTTTGGCCTGAGGTCAATAATCAAAACTGGAAGCTATGCAAGGTAGGTAAGACCTACTCTGTTAGCTTCCCCACGATTCAGGGTGATAAGCGAGTCCCGTTGGAAGTGGCAGATAGCCACTATGCAGCACAGCTAGACAGTGTTCTAGCTGGCGTTGGGACTCGGGGCACGCTCAAGCTGATGCAGCTCTCTGGTGTCTGGTATGCAGTGCTTTCAATCACTTGGGATGTTCCCGAAGTGGAGAGTACCGAGCGTATCGGCGTAGACCGGGGACAGAATCGTTTAGCCGTTGCCGTCACTGGAAAGGGTCGAGCTGTCTTCTTCGACGGAGCTGAGGTGGTTCACCGTCGCCGCAGATTTCAGCGTCTACGGATGCAGTTGCAGAAGGCGGGCAAGTATCGAGCGGTGAAAAAGTTGGAGCGTCGGGAACGACGGTGGATGCGTGAGGTGAATCACACCATTAGCCGTCGTATCGTTCGCTTTGCCTACGCAGTGAATGCCGATGTCTGGGTAGAAGATTTGTCGGGTATTCGGCAAACCTCGAAGCAGCGTCGTAAAAACCGCTCTGACGCAGGAACGTCGCGGCACACCTGGGCCTACTACGACTTAGAGCAGAAGCTTGGCTACAAGCTGGCGCTAA
It contains:
- a CDS encoding transposase, giving the protein MKQVTTTLKLKFLDLNRVKALAFADTAEAATELANELVKLPLKERKQLTTAKVVTPLKSALSNQVIRILRGRAGKRVNAFKRFWPEVNNQNWKLCKVGKTYSVSFPTIQGDKRVPLEVADSHYAAQLDSVLAGVGTRGTLKLMQLSGVWYAVLSITWDVPEVESTERIGVDRGQNRLAVAVTGKGRAVFFDGAEVVHRRRRFQRLRMQLQKAGKYRAVKKLERRERRWMREVNHTISRRIVRFAYAVNADVWVEDLSGIRQTSKQRRKNRSDAGTSRHTWAYYDLEQKLGYKLALTGRSMHKRPPNYTSKTDHRNGLIGKRNGHAFTGADGYQCDADWNAGFNLAKWDGFSCALELKEAMPVMGLVASGRGVFDSPLNSMNAFQMQQLTLFPEVS